CGATTTCTAGCGAATAACGATTAATGAATATGAATCCCAAGCACCACTTGTCACTGGCCTTCCTTAGAAAAAAAAATCCCAGCCTGATGGTGAGCTTGGGATTATTTATGGGTCTGGCCACGACCGGTTCAGAAAGCTGGGCGGACGCCCCGTTGCGGGGGAACCCGGTTGATTCTTTGCCGCCCATTAATGCACCGGCACCGAGCACCCGCGCCCCGTCTCTGAACATTCCTCCCGCCGCAGCCCAGAGTCAGTTGCAACAGCAGCTGCAACTGCAGTTGGTGGTGCGCAGCTTTGATGTCAGCGGCAGCCGCAGCATCCCTTTCGAGCAAATCACCGCCATTCTGGAACCCCTGGCCGGTAAAACGCTCAGCATTGCCCAGCTGATCAACGAGGTGAACAAGATCACCGCCCTGTATCAGCAGCAGGGCTACCCCCTGTCTTTTGCCATCTTGCAGCAGCAGGACTTCTCGCAAGGGCATATCAAGGTCACCGTGGTAGAAGGTCATGTAGGCAGTGTCCGTATCGAAGGGGATCCGGGCCGCAGCCAGGCCCGCATCGAGCGTATTGCCCAAGCCATGGTGGATGAGAAGCCGCTTACCCAGCGCACGCTGGAGCGCACCATGAATCTGCTTCGCACCGTCCCTGGCCTGAAAATCGATCCCAAGCTGGACATGCCCGTACGCACTGATGGCGCCTCGGAGCTGGTCATCAATGCTCAGCACAAATCCTTCAGCGCAAATGCCAGCGTTGCGGAAATGGGGTCCAGCAAACAGGCTCTGGTGCAGTTGAGTGCCAATAGCCTGACGCCTTTAGGCGAAGAGCTGAAACTGACTGCCGCCATTCCCACCCGTTCTGAGGATGTGAAGTACATCAGCGGCAACCTGACCATTCCCCTGACCGGCAATGGTTTGAACCTGGAAATTGATGGCTATCACTACCGCTCTGAGCCACGCGACGAGGTACTGGAGAGCCAGGGCTGGAACCGCAAGGTCATCAACGAACGTATCGGGGCAGCCATCAGTTACCCCTTCATCCTGAACAATCAGCGCAGCCTGAAGGGCACGGCAGGCTTTTATGCCAGCCGCTCTCTGGATGACTACACCCACAAGACGCTGGACAATGTCTGGATTGAAAACACCACAGATGTGCGCGCGCTGAAAGCTGAATTACGCTATACCGATGCCTCGCCGCGGCAGTCGCGCGAAGTCAATTTCGGGGTGTATAAAGGTCTGGACGCCATGGGGGCCCGCAAATCCTTGAACACCTATTTGCAGCGTGATGCCGAATCGGATCTGGATTTGAACTTCACTCGCTGGACAGCGTCCTTCAAACAGAATCTGGCTTTGCCGGGCCAGTTTGGCATGAGCTTCTCGGCCAGTGGCCAGTACAGCTCCGATGTACTGCCGAACTCCGAACAGGTGTCTTTTGGTGCCTGGCGGCATGGCTACGGTTATCCGCAAGGCGAACTGGCGGGTGACAAGGGCTTGGGCGCCACCCTGGAGATCAACCGCCGCTTTACGAACTCCTCCAGCTGGCTCAATAACATCCAGCCCTATATTGCGTATGACTGGGCTCGCGCCTGGTACAACCTGGAGCGGCTCAACAGCTATAACAACCGCAGCCTGCGCTCCGCGGCAATTGGGGTTCGACTGTCCAATAACAAACACTATTTGTTTGATATCAACGTTGCCAAACCGCTGGGCGATTTGCCGGTTAACTCCGACAAGCGCAAAGTACGCTTGAACACCAACTTTCTGTTCTTTTACGACGGTTTTTAAAGCCCGCTTCACTGCGGCGACTACTGCCGATTTTCCCCAAGGCCATCGCAAGATGGCCTTTTTTGTTTCCCATCCCGGCGTATTTTGCCCCCAGGTGTTACGAAAAACGTTACGTAACGGGAACGGAACACCCTGCAAAAACAGCCCCAAAGAAGCTCAAATTGCTCTTTGATTTTGGCTACAGCAACCAAAAAAAGAATAAGAGAAAAGAATAAGTCGCTGATTAATAAAGATAAAAATAAAACAAAAGGAAAGCAAAAAAACATGGCACGCTACTTGCTTCATGTCTATCAACAGCCCCTTGAGGGCGTGCTTACACTTCAAATCGGAGTTAGACATGAAAGCAAGGAATTCAGCAAGAAACGCCTCGGTACAACGCAACTTGCAACGTGCCGTTGTCGCTACATTGGTCATCAGCGCCGCCGTTCTGGCTGGCTGCTCCTCGCGCGGCGGTGTGCGCGATGGTCTGGATGTGTCGGTCCGCCCACCCGTGGTTGATCCCAACCTGCCCAACCCCGGCGACGGCGGCACCGGCGGTGGCAACAATGGCGGGGGCAATAACGGCGGAAACAACGGAGGTGGCAAGGACACGAGCCTGACGCAAAATGCGCTGGGCAACCTGGGCCAGGCCGTCGACAACGTGGTGCCGTTGAACCTGAGCAAAACGGGTAATCAACTGGGCAAAACGCTGGATGGCGCACTCAAGCCCGTCACCGATATCGTGACAGATACCACACGCACCGTCGGTGGCGTCACTGGACTGGGCCAGCCTGTCAACGGCCTGACAAATCAAGTCGGTGGTGTCGTGACCAATCTGGGCGATCAATTGGGCAAGACAGGCCTGCCCCTGAATCTGGGTGAAGGTGCTGGCGGCCTGCTGTCCCATCTGGGTCAAGCCGTGGGTTCGGTCGGCGGCCTGCTGGTCAACGATCCCAAGAACCCCAACCCACTGGGCAATACCCTGCACCACGCCACCAAAGGCGTAGAAGTGCTGACCGGTTCCTTGCTGGGTGAAGGCAGCCTGCTGCACCCATTGACCTCGCAGTTGGGGCTGGGCGGTATCTTGCTGGCGGATGGCGGTGAGCCCATCCTGAAACCTGCGCTGGGCAATGTCGGTCAAACCGTGGACAACATTCTGCCATTGGGCCTGAACCCGATCCTGGGTGATGTGGGGGGTGCCCTGGATAACACGGTGGCACCTATTGCTGCCACCGTCACCAACGTGACTCAACAGGTAGGTGATGGTCTGGGGGTAGGACAACCTATCAACGCCTTGTTGGGTGGGGTCGGTAGCGCTTTGGGCAATGTTGGCAGCCAACTGGACAACGCAGCACCGCTGGGACTGGGCGGTGTGGTGGAACATCTGGGCCAGGCAGTCGCCTCGGCAGGTGGCCTGCTGCACAAGACCGATGCGAACACCAACCCTCTAGGTAATACCTTGAATCACGCCACTCAAGCCGTCACTTCCCTGACGGGTGGGCTGGGCGGTATTACAGGCGGTGAAGGTGGTGGATTGCTGGCACCCGTGACCGGCCTGTTAGGTGGCCTGGGTGGTGGTGATACGGCAAACGGTGGCCTGCTGGCTCCTGTCACTGGTTTGCTGGGCGGTTTGACTGATGGTTTGGGCGGTGGCGATGCTGCTAACGGTGGCCTGCTGGCCCCAGTCACCAATCTGGTCGGCGGTTTGACAGGCGGCCTGGGTGGCGGCGAAGGTGCGAACGGCGGCCTGCTGGCCCCAGTCACCAATCTGGTCGGCGGTTTGACGG
This genomic window from Alcaligenes faecalis contains:
- a CDS encoding ShlB/FhaC/HecB family hemolysin secretion/activation protein, which encodes MNPKHHLSLAFLRKKNPSLMVSLGLFMGLATTGSESWADAPLRGNPVDSLPPINAPAPSTRAPSLNIPPAAAQSQLQQQLQLQLVVRSFDVSGSRSIPFEQITAILEPLAGKTLSIAQLINEVNKITALYQQQGYPLSFAILQQQDFSQGHIKVTVVEGHVGSVRIEGDPGRSQARIERIAQAMVDEKPLTQRTLERTMNLLRTVPGLKIDPKLDMPVRTDGASELVINAQHKSFSANASVAEMGSSKQALVQLSANSLTPLGEELKLTAAIPTRSEDVKYISGNLTIPLTGNGLNLEIDGYHYRSEPRDEVLESQGWNRKVINERIGAAISYPFILNNQRSLKGTAGFYASRSLDDYTHKTLDNVWIENTTDVRALKAELRYTDASPRQSREVNFGVYKGLDAMGARKSLNTYLQRDAESDLDLNFTRWTASFKQNLALPGQFGMSFSASGQYSSDVLPNSEQVSFGAWRHGYGYPQGELAGDKGLGATLEINRRFTNSSSWLNNIQPYIAYDWARAWYNLERLNSYNNRSLRSAAIGVRLSNNKHYLFDINVAKPLGDLPVNSDKRKVRLNTNFLFFYDGF
- a CDS encoding collagen-like triple helix repeat-containing protein is translated as MKARNSARNASVQRNLQRAVVATLVISAAVLAGCSSRGGVRDGLDVSVRPPVVDPNLPNPGDGGTGGGNNGGGNNGGNNGGGKDTSLTQNALGNLGQAVDNVVPLNLSKTGNQLGKTLDGALKPVTDIVTDTTRTVGGVTGLGQPVNGLTNQVGGVVTNLGDQLGKTGLPLNLGEGAGGLLSHLGQAVGSVGGLLVNDPKNPNPLGNTLHHATKGVEVLTGSLLGEGSLLHPLTSQLGLGGILLADGGEPILKPALGNVGQTVDNILPLGLNPILGDVGGALDNTVAPIAATVTNVTQQVGDGLGVGQPINALLGGVGSALGNVGSQLDNAAPLGLGGVVEHLGQAVASAGGLLHKTDANTNPLGNTLNHATQAVTSLTGGLGGITGGEGGGLLAPVTGLLGGLGGGDTANGGLLAPVTGLLGGLTDGLGGGDAANGGLLAPVTNLVGGLTGGLGGGEGANGGLLAPVTNLVGGLTGGLGGGEGANGGLLAPVTNLVGGLTGGLGGGDASNGGLLAPVTGLLGGITGSVAIGGGAAAEGQASGGLLAPVTGLVGGLVGGLTGGVNVQANAGEAGSGQANGGLLAPVTGLVGGLLGGGRK